The following proteins are encoded in a genomic region of Corylus avellana chromosome ca4, CavTom2PMs-1.0:
- the LOC132179148 gene encoding pentatricopeptide repeat-containing protein At2g02750-like encodes MPPIFRKSPMKREIARLVTDGFYKEALSLYSQYHSASLPPHKFTFPPLLKACAKQKSVPQGQMIHAHLIKTGFSSDVYAATSLTGMYMKLRLLHDALKVFDEMPERNLASLNTVVSGFSKNGYSREALRVFKQVGFGMFRPNSGTIASLLSGCESIEHGMELHCWAIKLGVETDVYVATSTVTTYSNYEDLVSASKVFYGTPNKSVVSYNAFLSGLMQNGIPRTVLDVFKDMRECSAEEPNSVTFVLVLSACASLLYLRFGRQVHGLIMKTNIEFDAMLATALVDLYSKCGCWQVAFDAFKELDGSRNLITWNSMIAGMMLNAQSENAVELFEQLESERLVPDSATWNSVISGFSQLGKTIEAIKYFKRMVSAGIVPSLKSITSLLPACSDLSALQCGKEIHGHLIRADISTDEFIATALIDMYMKCGHYLLARRIFDQFDRKPDDPAFWNAMISGCGRNGEYESAFKIFDQMLEEKVQPNTATFISVLSVCSHTGQVDKGWQLFRMMSRDYGLKPKPEHIGCMVDLLGRSGRLEEARELIQDLPQPSASVFASLLGACRHHLDYEVGEEMAMKLSELEPENPTHFVILSNIYAAFGKWKDVERIRGIMNDKGLRKLPGFSLIGVK; translated from the coding sequence ATGCCGCCCATTTTTAGAAAGAGTCCCATGAAACGCGAAATCGCAAGGCTGGTCACGGATGGGTTCTACAAAGAAGCCCTTTCCTTGTATTCTCAATACCACTCAGCCTCACTCCCTCCTCACAAGTTCACCTTCCCTCCTCTCCTCAAAGCCTGTGCCAAGCAAAAATCGGTTCCTCAAGGGCAAATGATCCATGCCCATCTCATCAAAACCGGTTTTAGTTCGGACGTTTATGCCGCCACTTCTCTCACTGGTATGTACATGAAGCTGCGTCTCTTGCATGATGCACTCAAGGTGTTCGATGAAATGCCTGAAAGAAATTTGGCTTCGTTGAATACCGTTGTGTCGGGGTTTTCAAAAAATGGGTATAGTAGAGAAGCATTACGGGTGTTCAAACAGGTGGGGTTTGGAATGTTCCGGCCGAATTCGGGGACTATAGCTAGTTTGTTGTCGGGATGTGAAAGCATAGAACACGGCATGGAACTGCATTGCTGGGCGATAAAGTTGGGTGTTGAGACAGATGTTTATGTTGCAACTTCGACTGTGACTACGTATTCAAATTATGAAGACTTGGTTTCAGCCTCAAAGGTGTTTTATGGGACACCTAATAAGAGTGTAGTAAGCTATAATGCCTTTTTGTCAGGGCTTATGCAGAATGGGATTCCACGGACGGTTTTGGACGTGTTTAAGGACATGAGGGAATGTTCAGCTGAAGAACCGAATTCGGTTACTTTTGTTTTGGTCCTCTCTGCGTGTGCTAGTCTTCTGTATCTCCGATTTGGTAGGCAGGTTCATGGGCTCATAATGAAAACTAACATAGAATTTGATGCTATGCTGGCAACTGCACTGGTAGACTTGTATTCCAAGTGTGGCTGTTGGCAGGTGGCATTTGATGCTTTCAAAGAGCTTGATGGAAGCAGAAACTTGATAACATGGAATTCCATGATTGCCGGCATGATGTTAAATGCTCAGAGTGAGAATGCTGTTGAGCTATTTGAACAGTTAGAATCTGAACGACTGGTACCTGATTCAGCAACGTGGAATTCAGTGATTAGTGGGTTTTCACAACTAGGGAAGACGATTGAAGCTATTAAATACTTCAAGAGAATGGTGTCTGCAGGCATAGTCCCAAGTTTAAAATCTATCACAAGTCTTCTACCAGCTTGTTCAGATTTGTCTGCTCTGCAATGTGGAAAAGAAATCCATGGACATTTAATAAGAGCCGATATCAGTACCGACGAGTTCATCGCCACTGCACTTATTGACATGTACATGAAATGTGGGCATTATCTGTTGGCTCGAAGAATTTTTGATCAGTTTGATAGAAAACCTGACGACCCTGCATTTTGGAATGCGATGATATCTGGTTGCGGAAGAAATGGAGAATACGAATCCGCGTTTAAGATAtttgatcaaatgctagaagAAAAGGTACAACCAAATACGGCAACTTTTATTAGCGTGTTATCTGTTTGCAGTCACACCGGTCAGGTTGACAAAGGATGGCAACTTTTTAGAATGATGAGTAGAGATTATGGCTTGAAACCAAAACCAGAGCACATTGGCTGCATGGTTGACCTTTTGGGTCGATCTGGTCGGTTGGAGGAAGCTCGAGAATTAATACAAGATTTACCACAGCCTTCTGCATCTGTTTTTGCTTCGTTGCTTGGTGCTTGTAGGCATCATTTAGATTATGAAGTGGGGGAAGAAATGGCTATGAAGCTCTCAGAATTAGAGCCTGAAAATCCAACTCATTTTGTCATCCTGTCCAATATATATGCTGCATTTGGAAAGTGGAAGGACGTGGAAAGGATTAGGGGGATAATGAATGATAAAGGGTTGAGAAAGCTCCCTGGCTTTAGCTTAATAGgagtaaaatga
- the LOC132179150 gene encoding SNF1-related protein kinase regulatory subunit gamma-1-like, producing MAEEQLVKESSQLSSYDAYFERIQSRKKLPQSLQEILTAAFANIPVSSFPSVPGGKVIEILADTSIADAVKILSECNILSAPVRNPDAGNNSSEWRDRYLGIIDYSAIVLWVLESAELAAVALSASTATAAGVGAGAVGALGALALGATGPAAVAGLTAAAVGAAVAGGVAADKGMGKDAPTAADKLGEDFYKVILQDEPFKSTTVRSILNSFRWAPFLPVSTDSSMLSVMLLLSKYRLRSVPVIEPGKPDIKNFITQSAVVQGLEGCRGRDWFDCIASKSISDLGLPFMTPDEVVSIQGNELILEAFKRMRENQIGGLPVVGGPKKKIVGNVSIRDIRYLLLEPELFSNFRKLTVMDFLHTIAPQEIGKAIPPLTCKLDSTLGSVIHSLASKLVHRIYVVAEDDEVVGVITLRDVISCFIYEPPSHFDNNLGFAVKEMLKP from the exons ATGGCAGAAGAACAATTGGTCAAAGAAAGTTCTCAACTGTCAAGCTATGATGCTTATTTTGAGAGAATCCAGTCAAGAAAGAAATTACCTCAATCGTTGCAAGAGATTTTAACAGCTGCATTTGCAAACATTCCAGTTTCATCATTCCCAAGTGTTCCCGGTGGCAAAG TGATTGAAATTTTAGCGGACACTTCCATTGCCGATGCTGTAAAGATTTTATCTGAATGCAACATTTTGTCCGCCCCGGTGAGAAACCCAGATGCAGGAAATAATAGTTCAGAGTGGAGAGATCGGTACCTAGGAATTATAGATTACTCTGCTATTGTTCTGTGGGTGCTGGAGAGTGCAGAACTTGCTGCGGTTGCTCTATCAGCTAGTACAGCAACAGCCGCTGGAGTTGGTGCGGGAGCAGTTGGCGCTCTTGGAGCATTAGCACTAGGTGCGACAGGTCCTGCTGCAGTTGCAGGGCTAACAGCTGCTGCAGTTGGTGCTGCTGTGGCTGGTGGTGTGGCTGCAGATAAAGGAATGGGAAAAGATGCTCCCACAGCTGCTGACAAATTGGGTGAAGATTTTTACAAAGTTATACTGCAAGATGAACCCTTCAAGTCAACCACA gtaAGGTCAATACTCAACTCCTTCCGCTGGGCTCCTTTTCTTCCAGTTTCAACAGATAGTTCTATGTTGAGTGTGATGCTGCTACTCTCAAAATATCGGCTGCGGAGCGTACCTGTAATTGAACCAGGCAAGCCCGACATCAAGAACTTCATTACTCAATCTGCAGTTGTTCAGGGTCTTGAAGGTTGTAGAGGAAGGGACTGGTTTGACTGTATTGCCTCCAAGTCTATTTCTGATTTGGGACTTCCTTTCATGACCCCTGATGAG GTTGTCAGCATCCAGGGCAATGAGTTGATTCTAGAGGCTTTCAAGCGAATGAGAGAGAACCAAATCGGTGGTCTTCCAGTTGTAGGGGGCCCAAAGAAGAAGATAGTCGGGAATGTAAGCATAAGAGACATCAGATACTTGCTCCTGGAACCTGAGCTTTTCTCCAATTTCAG GAAGCTGACTGTGATGGATTTCTTGCACACCATTGCCCCCCAAGAAATCGGAAAGGCCATCCCACCCCTTACATGCAAACTCGATTCAACTCTTGGTAGTGTGATCCACAGTCTTGCTTCCAAGTTAGTTCACAGGATTTATGTGGTGGCTGAAGATGATGAAGTTGTTGGCGTCATTACTCTCAGAGATGTGATTTCTTGCTTCATTTATGAACCCCCTAGTCATTTTGATAACAACCTTGGGTTTGCAGTGAAGGAAATGTTGAAACCGTGA
- the LOC132178434 gene encoding WRKY transcription factor 72A-like: MDEVKEENERLKMLLARIAKDYQSLKMHFFDILQQEEAKSTTDTTSGSDGHQAKEEPELVSLSLGMTSSDQAKKHDKKNSNLSNGGQEDDERMNGQLSLRLDCRFEPGSNEDRRIIASSNINSFEEVLKEDEPTEIWPPSKVLKTARSTDDEVLQQNPLKKARVSVRARCDTPTMNDGCQWRKYGQKIAKGNPCPRGYYRCTVSSSCPVRKQVQRCVDDMSILITTYEGTHNHPLPISATAMASTTSAAASMLQSRSSSSSQGGLGTSATAPISSSTATNLHRFNFSVSQNSRPHQFYIPNSSFSTSNSHPTVTLDLTTAPSTSSSSFGRFSSTPRYSSTRLNFSSSSSSSLDPNTLQSHWNGGYRGYSNYGKPAYNDNHIEYSNTAGKQPFQEHLYQNYMHNHQNAAVPLQENIVAATKAITSNPKFHSVLAAALTSYVGDARENINQGAGDHHHQSSSLKLKWGDSRTVNHIYPSSVQNVIGCGSSYLNKSPSLITSPQQGGLPLFPPSLQLSASKGASTALADNRDHFQL; this comes from the exons ATGGATGAggttaaagaagaaaatgaaagattaAAGATGTTATTAGCACGAATTGCAAAGGATTACCAGTCCCTAAAAATGCATTTCTTTGATATTCTTCAACAAGAAGAAGCCAAAAGTACTACAGACACGACTTCCGGATCCGACGGCCATCAGGCAAAAGAAGAACCTGAACTTGTCTCCCTTAGCCTTGGGATGACGTCAAGTGATCAGGCTAAAAAGCATGACAAAAAGAATAGCAATTTGAGTAATGGCGGCCAAGAGGATGATGAAAGAATGAATGGACAACTTTCATTGCGGTTGGACTGCAGATTTGAGCCGGGCTCAAACGAAGATAGGAGGATTATTGCAAGCTCCAATATTAATAGCTTTGAAGAAGTACTGAAAGAAGATGAGCCCACTGAGATTTGGCCTCCAAGTAAAGTTTTGAAGACGGCGAGAAGCACAGATGATGAAGTTTTACAGCAGAATCCTTTGAAGAAAGCTAGGGTTTCTGTTAGAGCTAGATGCGATACCCCAACG ATGAACGATGGATGTCAATGGAGAAAATATGGACAGAAAATAGCAAAAGGAAATCCATGCCCTCGGGGATACTACCGTTGCACAGTCTCATCATCATGTCCTGTGAGGAAACAG GTGCAAAGATGTGTTGATGACATGTCCATCTTGATCACCACCTATGAAGGAACACACAACCACCCGCTTCCAATTTCAGCCACGGCCATGGCTTCCACCACCTCAGCTGCTGCTTCCATGCTTCAATCCCGCTCTTCATCAAGCTCCCAGGGAGGTCTCGGGACGTCAGCCACCGCCCCCATCTCCAGCTCCACCGCCACCAACCTCCACAGATTCAACTTCAGCGTCTCCCAAAACTCAAGACCACATCAATTCTACATTCCAAATTCCTCATTCTCAACTTCGAACTCACACCCAACAGTCACTCTCGACCTCACCACTGCACCATccacctcctcctcttcttttgGAAGGTTTTCTTCTACACCAAGATACTCTTCAACGCGCCTCAATTTCTCCtcatcatcttcctcttctttagACCCCAACACCCTACAAAGCCACTGGAATGGTGGCTATCGCGGCTACAGCAATTATGGGAAACCGGCCTACAATGACAACCATATCGAGTACTCAAACACAGCTGGAAAACAACCATTTCAAGAACATTTGTACCAAAATTACATGCACAATCATCAGAATGCCGCTGTTCCTCTCCAAGAAAACATAGTGGCTGCAACCAAGGCAATCACATCAAACCCAAAATTTCATTCAGTTTTAGCCGCAGCACTCACGTCATATGTCGGTGATGCCAGAGAAAACATTAATCAGGGCGCGggtgatcatcatcatcaaagcTCAAGCCTGAAGTTGAAGTGGGGTGACTCTCGTACGGTGAATCATATATACCCTTCAAGCGTGCAGAATGTAATAGGGTGTGGGTCAAGCTACTTGAACAAATCGCCGTCTTTAATAACCTCTCCACAACAAGGCGGCTTGCCATTGTTCCCACCTTCATTGCAACTTTCTGCATCTAAAGGCGCTTCCACGGCTCTCGCTGACAATAGGGACCATTTCCAGTTGTGA